From a region of the Leptospira kmetyi serovar Malaysia str. Bejo-Iso9 genome:
- a CDS encoding c-type cytochrome, whose protein sequence is MKVYFNFLILVSVLVPAVSLSALDSKEKSAVRGSIVFRTYCVLCHGESGDGKGRLAVGKVPPPANLTITKLTDVQKEEIIRNGGAGVGRSPFMPPWKEELSEEQIRDLISYINLISKSK, encoded by the coding sequence ATAAAAGTATATTTTAATTTTCTAATATTAGTTTCCGTTCTGGTTCCGGCGGTTTCTTTGTCGGCTTTGGATTCCAAGGAAAAGTCTGCGGTTCGAGGAAGCATCGTGTTCCGCACGTATTGTGTCCTTTGTCACGGAGAATCCGGAGACGGAAAAGGCCGCCTCGCGGTGGGAAAGGTTCCTCCTCCGGCCAATCTTACGATCACGAAACTTACCGACGTTCAAAAGGAAGAGATCATCCGGAACGGAGGAGCGGGCGTGGGACGTTCTCCCTTTATGCCTCCGTGGAAAGAAGAATTGTCCGAAGAACAGATCCGGGATTTGATCTCGTACATCAATCTCATATCCAAGTCCAAATAA
- a CDS encoding methylamine utilization protein → MLKGLKIFLIAAAFCGTGLFAAEHEVGQKNKAFTVDALKIKVGDTVSFPNFDTFYHNVYSLSPVKIFDLGSYSKGQTQKVKFEKTGKVTVQCAIHPEMKMTIDVQ, encoded by the coding sequence ATGTTGAAAGGTTTGAAAATTTTTTTGATTGCGGCCGCGTTTTGCGGAACCGGATTGTTCGCCGCGGAACACGAAGTGGGACAGAAAAACAAGGCTTTTACCGTGGACGCTTTGAAGATCAAGGTCGGAGACACGGTGAGTTTTCCGAACTTCGACACGTTTTATCACAACGTATATTCCCTTTCTCCCGTAAAAATTTTCGACTTGGGTTCCTATTCGAAAGGACAAACTCAAAAAGTAAAATTTGAAAAAACGGGAAAGGTCACGGTTCAGTGTGCGATTCATCCCGAGATGAAGATGACGATCGACGTACAATGA
- a CDS encoding cytochrome-c peroxidase produces the protein MFRVLYILWFVSVLFFFNLCKEETKEIAPKTPVKPVETVSYPYPEDNRPTPERILLGKTLFFDPIVSGSNWISCASCHNPGLGWSDGLKTAIGHNMKVLGKNTPTILNSAYGKKMFWDGRAENLEAQALGPIASPDEMNQNIDELILELKNISGYKELFAKAYPKEDISAVTIGKAIANFERTVLSGESSFDLWKKGNPASISESAQRGYSLFNGKAQCSACHQGDQFTDDGFHNIGLKSNRKDAGRFSLVPVKVMKGSFKTPGLRDVALTGPYMHDGSYSTLEEVVEHYDRGGDDSFNLDPNMKPLKLTKEEKADLVEFMKSLSGKRIAISIPALPR, from the coding sequence TTGTTTCGAGTTTTGTACATTCTATGGTTCGTATCGGTTCTATTCTTTTTCAATCTTTGCAAAGAAGAAACGAAGGAAATCGCTCCCAAAACTCCAGTTAAACCCGTAGAAACGGTTTCTTATCCTTATCCAGAAGACAACCGACCGACTCCCGAACGGATCTTGTTGGGAAAAACCTTATTCTTTGATCCCATCGTTTCCGGTTCCAATTGGATCAGTTGTGCGTCTTGTCACAACCCCGGCTTGGGTTGGTCCGACGGACTCAAAACCGCGATCGGTCATAACATGAAGGTTCTCGGAAAAAATACTCCGACGATTTTAAACTCAGCCTACGGCAAGAAAATGTTTTGGGACGGACGCGCGGAAAATTTGGAAGCGCAGGCGTTGGGGCCGATCGCTTCGCCCGACGAGATGAACCAAAACATAGACGAACTTATATTAGAATTAAAGAATATATCCGGTTACAAGGAGCTTTTCGCGAAGGCGTATCCGAAAGAGGATATCAGCGCGGTAACGATCGGAAAGGCGATCGCAAATTTTGAAAGAACCGTTCTTTCGGGAGAATCCTCTTTTGATCTTTGGAAAAAAGGAAATCCCGCCTCGATCTCCGAATCGGCTCAAAGAGGATATTCCCTTTTTAACGGGAAGGCGCAATGTTCCGCCTGTCATCAAGGCGATCAATTCACGGACGACGGATTTCACAATATCGGATTGAAATCGAATCGGAAGGACGCGGGAAGATTCTCCCTGGTTCCCGTAAAGGTTATGAAAGGTTCTTTCAAAACTCCGGGTCTTCGCGATGTCGCTTTAACGGGTCCTTATATGCACGACGGAAGCTATTCCACCTTGGAAGAAGTCGTCGAACACTACGATCGGGGAGGGGACGATTCCTTCAATCTCGATCCGAACATGAAACCGCTAAAGTTGACGAAAGAGGAAAAGGCGGACCTCGTCGAGTTTATGAAATCCTTGAGCGGAAAACGAATCGCGATTTCGATCCCGGCGTTACCGAGATGA
- the purQ gene encoding phosphoribosylformylglycinamidine synthase subunit PurQ, with protein MKVAVITFPGSNCDADIYRVLRDQYKAEVDRVWHRDQLDKKYELVILPGGFSYGDYLRSGAMAGFSPVMKSVKEHVDKGGKLFGICNGFQILTEAEFLPGALTRNKTLKYICKTVTLKKGSASNPVTASLDAGKELKIPIAHADGCYYATSDVLKQLEDEGRILFRYFGDNPNGSLDAIAGITSKNFKVAGMMPHPERAMNSVTGEEDGKVVLDLILGA; from the coding sequence ATGAAAGTCGCCGTAATCACTTTTCCAGGTTCCAACTGCGACGCGGACATCTACCGCGTTTTGAGAGATCAATACAAGGCCGAAGTGGACCGCGTTTGGCACAGGGATCAACTCGATAAAAAATACGAACTCGTCATTCTTCCCGGAGGATTTTCCTACGGAGATTATCTGCGTTCCGGAGCGATGGCCGGTTTTTCTCCCGTGATGAAATCGGTGAAGGAACACGTGGATAAGGGCGGAAAACTTTTCGGAATCTGCAACGGTTTTCAGATTTTAACCGAAGCGGAGTTCTTACCCGGCGCGCTTACCAGAAATAAAACCCTCAAATACATCTGTAAAACGGTGACCTTAAAAAAAGGTTCCGCTTCCAATCCCGTTACCGCTTCTTTGGACGCCGGTAAGGAATTGAAAATTCCGATCGCTCACGCGGACGGTTGTTATTATGCGACATCGGACGTTCTCAAACAACTCGAGGACGAGGGAAGAATTCTCTTCCGTTACTTCGGGGACAACCCGAACGGTTCTCTCGATGCGATCGCGGGAATCACGTCTAAAAACTTCAAGGTCGCGGGTATGATGCCTCATCCCGAGCGCGCGATGAACTCGGTTACCGGAGAAGAAGACGGAAAAGTCGTTCTCGATCTGATTTTAGGCGCTTAA
- the purS gene encoding phosphoribosylformylglycinamidine synthase subunit PurS has product MYIAKIQVVLKESVLDPQGSTVKKVLSEVGEKSVQDVRVGKYIELKIDAPDEATAKKDVERLCDKILVNHVIETYSANIQKI; this is encoded by the coding sequence ATGTACATCGCAAAAATCCAAGTAGTCCTCAAAGAATCCGTTCTCGATCCGCAGGGAAGCACCGTGAAAAAAGTTCTTTCCGAAGTCGGTGAAAAATCCGTTCAGGACGTTCGCGTCGGAAAATACATCGAACTCAAGATCGACGCACCCGACGAAGCGACCGCGAAGAAGGACGTGGAAAGACTCTGCGATAAGATCCTCGTAAATCACGTGATAGAAACATATTCCGCGAATATTCAAAAAATATGA
- a CDS encoding phosphoribosylaminoimidazolesuccinocarboxamide synthase: MNLPNPSYRGKVRDIYDLEDKLILSSSDRISAFDVVFPQTVPDKGKVLNRISTSWFEFFKDIPNHILETEVKNFPSPFRDHPDLEGRSVLVKKCQRIDYECVVRGYIAGSGWKEYKGEGTLAGLKLPSGLKESQKLPEPVFTPAVKNDQGHDENISEKEMENRIGKELFGILKEKSISIFLRASEVVDRAGIILCDTKFEFGILDGQVILIDELLTPDSSRYWSADTYSVGISPPSLDKQILRNYLETTNWNKMPPAPDLPAGLIQELREKYQKIEDLILSCTSQKSK, from the coding sequence TCTCCGCGTTCGACGTGGTTTTTCCGCAGACCGTTCCCGATAAGGGAAAGGTTTTGAATCGAATCTCCACGTCCTGGTTCGAATTTTTTAAGGATATTCCCAATCATATTTTGGAAACGGAAGTTAAGAATTTTCCTTCTCCGTTTCGGGATCATCCCGATCTCGAAGGAAGATCGGTTCTTGTCAAAAAATGTCAACGGATCGACTACGAATGTGTGGTTCGAGGTTACATCGCGGGTTCCGGTTGGAAAGAATACAAGGGAGAAGGAACTCTCGCGGGACTAAAGCTTCCCTCGGGTTTGAAGGAATCCCAAAAACTTCCCGAGCCCGTTTTTACACCGGCCGTTAAAAACGATCAGGGCCACGACGAAAACATTTCGGAAAAGGAAATGGAGAATCGAATCGGTAAGGAACTGTTCGGAATTCTGAAAGAAAAATCGATTTCCATTTTCTTACGCGCCTCTGAAGTGGTCGATAGAGCGGGAATCATTCTTTGTGATACCAAGTTCGAATTCGGAATCTTGGACGGACAGGTCATTCTGATCGACGAGCTTTTGACTCCGGATTCTTCCCGGTACTGGTCCGCGGATACGTATTCCGTCGGGATCTCTCCTCCGAGTTTGGATAAGCAGATTCTTAGGAATTATCTCGAAACCACGAACTGGAACAAGATGCCGCCCGCGCCCGATCTCCCGGCGGGACTTATCCAAGAGCTGAGAGAAAAATATCAGAAGATAGAGGATCTCATTCTTTCATGTACATCGCAAAAATCCAAGTAG